From the genome of Orcinus orca chromosome 5, mOrcOrc1.1, whole genome shotgun sequence, one region includes:
- the FAIM gene encoding fas apoptotic inhibitory molecule 1 isoform X2: protein MPRSDLPAPRLQSSPPYSLEKMTDLVAVWDVALSDGVHKIEFEHGTTSGKRVVYVDGKEEIRKEWMFKLVGKETFCVGASKMKASINIDAVSGFAYEYTLEINGKSLKKYMENRSKTTNTWVLHLDGEDFRVVLEKDTMDVWCNGKKMETAGEFVDDGTETHFSIGNHDCYIKAVSSGKRKEGIIHTLIVDNREIPEIPE, encoded by the exons CCCTCCTTACAGCCTGGAAAAAATGACAGATCTCGTAGCTGTTTGGGATGTTGCTTTAAGTGATGGAGTCCATAAGATTGAATTCGAACATGGGACCACATCAGGCAAACGAGTGGTATATGTAGATGGGAAG GAAGAGATAAGAAAAGAATGGATGTTCAAATTAGTGGGCAAAGAAACCTTCTGTGTTGGAGCTTCAAAGATGAAAGCAAGCATAAATATAGATGCTGTCAGTGGGTTTGCTTATGAATATACTCTGGAAATTAATGGGAAAAGTCTCAAGAAGTATATGGAGAACAGATCAAAAACCACCAATACTTGGGTATTACATTTGGATGGTGAGGACTTTAGAGTTGTGCTGG aaaaagacacTATGGATGTATGGTGCAATGGTAAAAAAATGGAGACAGCA GGTGAGTTTGTAGATGACGGGACTGAAACTCACTTCAGTATTGGGAACCATGACTGTTACATAAAGGCTGTCAGTAGTGGGAAGCGGAAAGAAGGGATTATTCATACTCTCATTGTGGATAATAGAGAAATCCCAGAGATTCCTGAATGA
- the FAIM gene encoding fas apoptotic inhibitory molecule 1 isoform X3, whose amino-acid sequence MTDLVAVWDVALSDGVHKIEFEHGTTSGKRVVYVDGKEEIRKEWMFKLVGKETFCVGASKMKASINIDAVSGFAYEYTLEINGKSLKKYMENRSKTTNTWVLHLDGEDFRVVLEKDTMDVWCNGKKMETAGEFVDDGTETHFSIGNHDCYIKAVSSGKRKEGIIHTLIVDNREIPEIPE is encoded by the exons ATGACAGATCTCGTAGCTGTTTGGGATGTTGCTTTAAGTGATGGAGTCCATAAGATTGAATTCGAACATGGGACCACATCAGGCAAACGAGTGGTATATGTAGATGGGAAG GAAGAGATAAGAAAAGAATGGATGTTCAAATTAGTGGGCAAAGAAACCTTCTGTGTTGGAGCTTCAAAGATGAAAGCAAGCATAAATATAGATGCTGTCAGTGGGTTTGCTTATGAATATACTCTGGAAATTAATGGGAAAAGTCTCAAGAAGTATATGGAGAACAGATCAAAAACCACCAATACTTGGGTATTACATTTGGATGGTGAGGACTTTAGAGTTGTGCTGG aaaaagacacTATGGATGTATGGTGCAATGGTAAAAAAATGGAGACAGCA GGTGAGTTTGTAGATGACGGGACTGAAACTCACTTCAGTATTGGGAACCATGACTGTTACATAAAGGCTGTCAGTAGTGGGAAGCGGAAAGAAGGGATTATTCATACTCTCATTGTGGATAATAGAGAAATCCCAGAGATTCCTGAATGA